A region from the Deltaproteobacteria bacterium genome encodes:
- a CDS encoding metal ABC transporter permease: MENFLAYAFMQRALLAGFLISLTCAILGVFLVLRRDAMIGHGLAHVTFGGVALGLFLYLSPILVALGVAVVSALGILKLKERAGLHGDTAIGIISSLGMALGIILVSLAGSFNVDLFGYLFGSVLAIDPEEVWVALILALVVLFTIALFYQEFVYITFDSESAKVSGVRVRRLDSLMAMLTAVTVVLGMKVVGILLVSALLVIPAAAALQVARSFKEALVVSASLAGISALAGLIMAFYLDWPASGTIVAVSGLLFLILFQMRPYRKTTGEELS; this comes from the coding sequence ATGGAAAACTTTTTGGCATACGCTTTCATGCAAAGGGCCTTGCTGGCCGGGTTTTTGATTTCTCTCACCTGCGCCATCCTCGGAGTATTCCTGGTCCTCAGGCGGGATGCAATGATTGGACACGGCCTGGCCCACGTTACTTTCGGAGGTGTAGCCCTGGGCCTTTTTTTATACCTTTCTCCGATTTTAGTAGCCCTGGGAGTTGCGGTCGTTTCGGCCCTGGGAATTCTGAAATTGAAAGAACGGGCCGGGCTTCATGGGGATACGGCCATTGGGATCATCAGCAGTCTGGGAATGGCTCTGGGAATCATCCTGGTCAGCCTGGCTGGCAGTTTCAACGTGGATCTTTTCGGTTACCTCTTCGGGAGCGTCCTGGCCATTGACCCGGAAGAGGTGTGGGTTGCCCTTATCCTGGCTCTGGTTGTATTATTTACCATAGCCCTTTTTTATCAAGAATTTGTTTATATCACTTTTGATTCCGAATCGGCCAAAGTCTCGGGGGTGCGGGTCCGCCGCCTGGATTCATTAATGGCTATGCTGACAGCGGTGACCGTGGTCTTGGGAATGAAAGTGGTGGGGATTTTATTGGTTTCCGCCCTCCTGGTCATTCCGGCAGCCGCAGCTCTCCAGGTGGCCAGAAGCTTCAAAGAAGCCCTGGTGGTTTCAGCGTCACTGGCCGGGATTTCAGCCCTTGCTGGACTGATTATGGCCTTCTATCTTGACTGGCCAGCCTCCGGAACGATCGTTGCGGTATCGGGATTACTCTTCCTCATCCTTTTTCAAATGCGCCCCTATCGAAAAACTACCGGTGAAGAGCTGAGTTAA
- the epsC gene encoding serine O-acetyltransferase EpsC, with protein MEEKVPLMGDQCQVDIEFTQKYRSQLPQVIGEIVESCTKERAIAHYDTIMIPSKESVIEILEELKDILFPGYFRQQEIHAFSLSYHIGNVVNRLFEKLATQIARSIRHECRRLDNPCTHCLERGQKEALDFLKKIPALRKTLAGDVQAAYDGDPAAKSLDEIIFSYPCILAVMVYRMAHELHIQEVPLLPRIMTEYAHGAAGIDIHPGAKIGKYFFIDHGTGVVIGETTEIGDRVKIYQGVTLGALSFPTDFQGNLIRGVKRHPTIEDDVTIYSNATILGPTVIGARSVIGGNVWITQSVPPDTVLTIEQPHLHLKGCKNLLASLGPDLENKKNPA; from the coding sequence ATGGAAGAAAAGGTTCCCCTAATGGGTGATCAATGCCAGGTAGACATTGAATTCACGCAGAAATACCGCAGCCAGCTCCCCCAGGTGATCGGTGAAATCGTGGAGAGCTGCACCAAAGAACGCGCCATTGCCCATTACGACACTATCATGATTCCCTCGAAAGAATCCGTGATCGAGATTCTTGAAGAACTCAAGGATATTCTTTTCCCCGGTTATTTCCGCCAACAGGAAATTCACGCCTTTTCTCTGTCTTACCATATCGGCAACGTGGTCAACCGCCTTTTCGAAAAATTGGCCACTCAGATCGCCCGGTCGATCCGCCATGAATGCCGACGCCTCGATAATCCTTGCACGCATTGCTTAGAACGTGGCCAAAAGGAAGCCCTGGACTTCTTGAAGAAAATACCTGCCCTGCGGAAAACTCTGGCTGGAGACGTGCAGGCTGCTTACGACGGAGATCCAGCCGCTAAAAGCTTGGACGAGATCATCTTCAGCTATCCCTGCATCCTGGCCGTTATGGTTTACCGCATGGCCCATGAGCTTCACATTCAGGAGGTCCCTTTGCTTCCGCGCATTATGACCGAATACGCCCATGGGGCCGCAGGCATCGACATCCACCCGGGAGCAAAAATCGGAAAATATTTTTTCATCGATCATGGGACCGGAGTGGTGATTGGAGAAACCACCGAAATCGGAGACCGGGTAAAGATTTATCAAGGAGTAACTTTGGGGGCACTCAGTTTTCCTACGGATTTTCAAGGAAACCTGATCCGCGGGGTCAAACGCCATCCAACCATAGAGGACGACGTTACCATTTATTCCAATGCTACAATCCTCGGCCCCACGGTCATCGGCGCCAGGTCGGTCATTGGAGGAAATGTTTGGATTACCCAAAGCGTTCCCCCGGATACTGTGCTTACCATCGAGCAGCCTCATCTTCACCTTAAAGGATGCAAGAATCTGCTCGCTTCCCTTGGCCCGGATCTGGAAAATAAGAAAAATCCTGCTTGA